In Deltaproteobacteria bacterium, the sequence ATCCCTGCCACCATGTAAGGTACCAAAACATCTCCACTCAGCCCAGAGCGATCATCCAATCCTTGCCGGGGGTGGAATTTGTGGAGATGAGAGAGCCAGATCGGTGTTGTGGGATGGGAGGGGCATTTAACATTCAATATTATGAACTCTCCAAAAAGATAGCCGAGCATAAGATGAACTCCATTGCCGAAACGAATGCGGACATCGTGGTTACCGCCTGCCCAGGGTGTATGATCCAGTTGATCGACAACACCATCCAAAAGGGAATGCCCCAAAGGGTAATGCATGTGATAGAGCTTCTGCACTAAGAGATATAGCAGGTAGCGGTCTTTCAGGGGGGATATCCTAGATATCCCCCTTTTTCGCTTTTTTCTCTAAACCCTCGCGTAGTTCAGCGATGATATCCTGGGCCTTCTCCTCCAGTTCCTCAGGTACCATGATTGCAGCCCATCCCTTTTGGGGGA encodes:
- a CDS encoding (Fe-S)-binding protein, with the protein product PCHHVRYQNISTQPRAIIQSLPGVEFVEMREPDRCCGMGGAFNIQYYELSKKIAEHKMNSIAETNADIVVTACPGCMIQLIDNTIQKGMPQRVMHVIELLH